From one Rubrobacter xylanophilus genomic stretch:
- a CDS encoding glutaredoxin family protein, which yields MAEKQVVIYTQPGCAGCLREKKWLSDKGVFFIEKDIREDEQALRELTGLGSQATPTTVIRGEVIIGFDPKKLGEKLEV from the coding sequence ATGGCCGAAAAACAGGTTGTGATCTACACGCAGCCTGGTTGCGCCGGCTGCTTGCGGGAGAAGAAGTGGCTCTCGGACAAAGGCGTGTTCTTCATCGAGAAGGATATCCGGGAAGACGAGCAGGCTCTCAGAGAGCTGACCGGGCTCGGATCTCAAGCGACCCCGACCACCGTGATCCGTGGAGAGGTCATCATCGGGTTCGACCCGAAGAAGCTCGGCGAGAAGCTGGAGGTGTAA
- a CDS encoding class I SAM-dependent methyltransferase, with the protein MSPFPATGMPDRDWWSALWPDPEGVLEKLGISSGMSVVDLCCGDGYFTAPLSRLVAPGRVYALDLDPGMLERAKEEVARHGANNCEFALADARDIAKHVPAPVDLVLLANTFHGVPEQTRLARALFEVLKPGGRFAIVNWHPIPREETSVLGEPRGPATEMRMSPEKTGAVVEPAGFELERVMELPPYHYGMVFVRKDR; encoded by the coding sequence ATGTCCCCCTTCCCGGCCACCGGCATGCCGGACAGGGACTGGTGGAGCGCCCTGTGGCCCGACCCGGAAGGCGTGTTGGAGAAGCTGGGCATCTCCTCGGGGATGAGTGTGGTCGACCTGTGTTGCGGCGACGGCTACTTCACCGCTCCTCTGTCGCGGTTGGTGGCTCCGGGCAGGGTCTACGCGCTGGATCTGGACCCCGGGATGCTGGAGCGGGCCAAAGAAGAGGTGGCCCGCCACGGGGCGAACAACTGCGAGTTCGCCCTGGCCGACGCCCGCGATATCGCCAAGCACGTCCCCGCGCCGGTCGATCTCGTGCTGCTGGCGAATACCTTCCACGGAGTGCCGGAGCAAACGAGGTTGGCCCGCGCGCTCTTCGAGGTGCTCAAACCCGGCGGAAGGTTCGCCATCGTGAACTGGCACCCCATACCGAGAGAAGAAACGTCCGTACTGGGCGAACCCCGCGGCCCCGCCACGGAGATGCGCATGTCACCCGAGAAGACCGGGGCCGTCGTGGAGCCCGCCGGTTTCGAGCTGGAGCGGGTCATGGAACTCCCCCCATACCACTACGGGATGGTCTTTGTACGAAAGGACCGGTAG
- a CDS encoding IS1 family transposase, with protein sequence MERIKEQRLASAGTFCPNEECQLHAQVDEGNIIKFGKSKQGVQRYRCKSCATTFSATRGTLFYRKHAALKDILETLALLAEGVRISSLARAKGFKEDTILRWLREAARHADAVEEALMGDYEVSKAQVDGLWAYVGNKGKKGATRNARIEESSGA encoded by the coding sequence GTGGAGCGGATCAAGGAGCAGAGGTTGGCTTCGGCTGGCACTTTTTGCCCCAACGAGGAGTGCCAACTCCATGCCCAGGTGGATGAGGGCAACATCATCAAGTTCGGTAAGAGCAAGCAGGGCGTCCAGCGTTACCGATGCAAGTCCTGTGCAACCACCTTTAGCGCCACGCGCGGGACGCTCTTCTATCGCAAACACGCGGCTCTAAAGGACATCCTCGAAACTCTGGCGCTCTTGGCCGAGGGGGTCAGGATCAGTAGCCTCGCTCGCGCGAAGGGCTTTAAGGAGGACACGATCCTCAGGTGGCTGCGCGAGGCTGCCCGCCACGCGGACGCCGTCGAAGAGGCGTTGATGGGCGACTACGAGGTGAGCAAGGCTCAGGTGGATGGGTTGTGGGCCTACGTGGGGAACAAAGGCAAAAAGGGGGCCACGAGGAACGCCCGGATAGAGGAGAGTTCTGGCGCTTGA
- a CDS encoding IS1 family transposase, translating into MTLIESDTRLRAARAIAKSETQAAIEAFERLKSRGHPHSPPPLVSDGWGGYDEAMVEVWGKVPEYGGRGRPPTKKRPQSGWRHLQMVKRRENGRVMGAKAKTIYGDEHEVIELLGTSTSYVERTNLTSRHMNGRLARKTLGYSKELEMLVASSIWEDAVYNLGRALKTLRIKSPEEAGRRWRRRSPAMAAGLTDHIWEIEELLITLPLPITNT; encoded by the coding sequence TTGACGCTGATCGAGAGCGACACACGACTGCGGGCGGCACGCGCGATAGCCAAGAGCGAGACACAGGCGGCTATCGAAGCGTTCGAGAGGCTAAAGAGTCGAGGGCATCCGCATTCTCCGCCGCCTTTGGTATCGGATGGGTGGGGTGGATACGACGAGGCGATGGTGGAGGTGTGGGGGAAGGTGCCCGAGTATGGAGGAAGAGGACGCCCTCCGACCAAGAAGCGACCCCAATCGGGCTGGCGGCATTTGCAAATGGTCAAGCGGCGAGAAAACGGGCGGGTGATGGGAGCGAAGGCGAAGACCATTTATGGGGACGAGCACGAAGTGATCGAGTTGTTGGGAACAAGCACCAGCTACGTCGAACGCACCAACCTCACCTCTCGGCACATGAACGGTAGGTTGGCGAGGAAGACTTTAGGCTACTCCAAAGAGCTCGAGATGCTCGTGGCATCCTCGATCTGGGAAGATGCGGTCTACAACCTGGGCCGGGCGCTAAAGACGTTGAGGATCAAGAGCCCGGAAGAAGCGGGGCGACGCTGGAGGAGGCGATCTCCAGCGATGGCGGCTGGATTGACGGATCATATCTGGGAGATCGAGGAGTTGCTCATCACGTTGCCACTTCCAATTACCAACACTTGA
- a CDS encoding heavy metal translocating P-type ATPase has translation MKERFEEREVGPPVEDGNGGGDGRVAVYEVEGAGCLDCAGEVEEAIADLPGVEEADFNPVAGRLTVIGEADTEAIRRIMKSEGWAVRPQGSRSPSGSVVAAAGAPPAGDTPAREEPRPWWRQTRQVLLALSASLLMLGLVFEWTGLADRLGGGELLARILFGASILVGIYAPARSAYASLKRKRITINTLLVVGSAGALWLGLWEEAASLVVIFSLGEVMEVYATDRARRNLKALMDLAPPSALVVRRGGAEETVPVEAVRVGDLIRIKPGSRIPLDGEVVEGGSAVDEAPITGESMPVDKEEGDEVFAGTMNLNGVLTVRVTAASSETTLAQIIRTVEEARAHKSSYENFGERFGAVYTPAMFALAALVATIPPLLFAQPFEPWFYRALVVLVISCTCGLVLSVPTAALAAISNGARRGLIVKGGAYLEAAARVDTVALDKTGTLSTGQPELTDVVPAEGVVSREELLGLAAAVEAGSEHPIAAAVVRRAQKEGLAVPTSERFSALTGRGAVAEVEGERIFVGSPRLAAEEDIPTGELGAVADLESAGKTAIVVWKSRKILGVLGIQDPLREEAAEAVSLLKKRGVKRVVMLTGDNRRTAEALARQAGIDEVHAELLPDDKIRVVRELQERGHRVAMVGDGINDGPALAQADLGIAMGVRGTDVARETGDIVLMDDDLRRLAEALSLGRRATRTIRQNVFFSVSLVAVLVPTALLGLVGLVPAIAINEGSALVVIANGLRLLRPKPERDSLPIKCW, from the coding sequence TTGAAAGAGCGGTTCGAAGAGCGGGAGGTAGGGCCGCCCGTGGAGGATGGAAACGGCGGCGGTGACGGACGGGTGGCGGTCTACGAGGTCGAGGGCGCCGGTTGCCTGGACTGCGCCGGGGAGGTCGAGGAGGCCATAGCGGATCTTCCGGGTGTAGAGGAGGCCGACTTCAACCCGGTGGCCGGTAGGCTGACGGTGATCGGCGAGGCCGACACGGAGGCCATCCGGAGGATCATGAAGAGCGAAGGGTGGGCGGTCAGGCCGCAGGGCTCCCGGAGCCCGAGCGGTTCTGTGGTTGCGGCCGCGGGGGCGCCACCGGCCGGGGATACGCCGGCAAGAGAGGAGCCCAGGCCCTGGTGGAGGCAGACCCGGCAGGTGCTTCTGGCTCTCTCGGCGTCGCTGCTCATGTTGGGCCTCGTCTTCGAGTGGACCGGCCTGGCCGACAGGCTCGGAGGTGGGGAGCTCCTGGCACGAATTCTGTTCGGCGCGTCCATCCTCGTCGGCATCTACGCGCCCGCACGCAGCGCCTACGCTTCCCTCAAGCGCAAGAGGATCACGATCAACACGCTTCTGGTCGTGGGCAGCGCGGGGGCGCTGTGGCTGGGGCTGTGGGAAGAGGCGGCGAGCCTGGTGGTCATCTTCTCGCTCGGGGAGGTGATGGAGGTCTACGCCACCGACCGCGCCCGGCGCAACCTTAAAGCGCTCATGGACCTGGCCCCGCCTTCGGCGCTCGTGGTGCGCCGGGGCGGCGCGGAGGAGACCGTGCCCGTGGAGGCGGTACGGGTGGGCGACCTGATCCGGATCAAGCCCGGGAGCAGGATCCCCCTGGACGGCGAGGTGGTCGAGGGCGGCTCCGCGGTGGACGAGGCGCCGATCACCGGCGAGTCCATGCCGGTGGACAAGGAGGAAGGCGACGAGGTCTTCGCCGGCACCATGAACCTGAACGGCGTGCTGACGGTCAGGGTCACGGCCGCCTCTTCGGAGACGACGCTGGCCCAGATCATCCGCACCGTCGAGGAGGCTCGCGCCCACAAGTCGAGCTACGAGAACTTCGGCGAGCGCTTCGGGGCCGTCTACACCCCCGCTATGTTCGCCCTGGCCGCGCTCGTGGCGACGATACCGCCGCTCCTCTTCGCCCAGCCCTTCGAGCCCTGGTTCTACCGGGCGTTGGTGGTGCTGGTGATCTCCTGCACCTGTGGGCTCGTGCTCTCGGTCCCGACGGCCGCGCTCGCCGCGATCAGCAACGGGGCTCGTCGCGGCCTGATCGTCAAGGGAGGAGCATACCTGGAGGCCGCCGCCCGCGTGGATACGGTGGCCCTCGACAAGACTGGGACCTTGAGCACCGGTCAACCCGAGCTCACCGACGTCGTCCCGGCGGAGGGTGTCGTCTCCCGCGAGGAACTGCTCGGGCTCGCCGCGGCGGTCGAGGCCGGTTCCGAGCACCCCATAGCCGCCGCCGTCGTGCGCCGGGCGCAAAAAGAAGGGCTCGCGGTCCCGACCTCCGAGCGCTTCTCGGCCCTTACGGGACGCGGGGCCGTCGCCGAGGTGGAGGGCGAGCGCATCTTCGTCGGCAGCCCGCGCCTCGCTGCGGAGGAGGACATCCCCACAGGAGAGCTCGGGGCCGTGGCGGACCTCGAGTCCGCAGGAAAAACCGCGATCGTTGTCTGGAAGAGCAGGAAGATCCTCGGCGTCTTGGGCATCCAGGACCCCTTGCGTGAGGAAGCCGCCGAGGCCGTCTCGCTGCTCAAGAAGCGGGGCGTAAAGCGCGTCGTCATGCTCACCGGCGACAACCGCCGGACCGCCGAGGCGCTCGCCCGGCAGGCGGGCATAGACGAGGTCCACGCCGAGCTTTTGCCCGACGACAAGATCCGGGTGGTCCGGGAGCTGCAGGAGCGGGGCCACCGGGTCGCGATGGTCGGCGACGGCATCAACGACGGGCCGGCCCTTGCGCAGGCGGACCTCGGGATCGCCATGGGAGTCCGCGGCACCGACGTGGCCCGCGAGACAGGCGACATCGTGCTGATGGACGACGACCTGAGGCGCCTGGCCGAGGCGCTCTCTTTGGGGCGCCGGGCGACGCGAACGATCCGCCAGAACGTCTTCTTCTCCGTGAGCCTCGTCGCGGTGCTGGTACCCACCGCGCTCCTCGGCCTGGTGGGCCTGGTGCCGGCCATCGCCATAAACGAGGGGAGCGCCCTCGTGGTGATCGCCAACGGCCTGAGGTTGCTCCGCCCGAAGCCGGAGAGGGATAGTCTCCCGATCAAGTGTTGGTAA
- a CDS encoding ArsR/SmtB family transcription factor produces MDECYSEIPRVRRGDLQLLPEGEASALAAYGKALGDPIRLQMVRLLEQREDLCTCEFEELLGLGQSKVSYHLKVLLKAGVVERELHGTWSHYSLRDPKLLERLGLLFSATHERNEALTA; encoded by the coding sequence TTGGACGAGTGCTACAGCGAGATACCCAGGGTGCGGCGGGGGGACCTGCAACTGCTCCCCGAGGGGGAAGCGTCGGCCCTGGCGGCCTACGGGAAGGCTCTCGGAGACCCGATCCGGCTGCAGATGGTCCGCCTCCTGGAGCAGCGAGAGGACCTCTGCACCTGCGAGTTCGAGGAGCTCCTGGGTCTCGGCCAATCGAAGGTCTCCTACCACCTGAAGGTCCTGCTCAAAGCGGGGGTCGTGGAGCGCGAGTTGCACGGCACCTGGAGCCACTACAGCCTGCGCGACCCGAAGCTCCTGGAGCGGCTCGGGTTGCTCTTCTCGGCGACGCACGAACGTAACGAGGCGTTGACCGCATAA
- a CDS encoding DUF305 domain-containing protein: MTGLELGSEGRFARGSRAVLYAAAALSLAAALIHLRVTPEHFEEWWGYGAFFLGTAVFQGAYGPALLRWPRPALFSLGIAANLGVVVLWLVTRTAGVPFFGPDAGEMEAVGVLDLAATAAELVLVFVLARLRFSRRPGLLSVARGGDRTLVQILALAAVLLAGLALLLYLSGRPPGDGSPEAGFARDMSVHHAQAVEMAGIVQGRTDNEEVRTLATDIILTQQAQIGQMQGWLSVWDLSPTSAEPPMAWMGMPTEGTMPGMATRKEINALRDMPPAEMDKQFLRLMIPHHQGAIPMARAVLDRTDRPEVERLASSIVASQSAEIKAMQDMLRRMGEKPPPNKNGMDMPME; the protein is encoded by the coding sequence ATGACGGGCCTGGAGTTGGGTAGCGAAGGTCGCTTCGCGCGGGGATCCAGGGCGGTCCTGTACGCGGCGGCGGCGCTGTCCTTGGCGGCGGCGCTCATACACCTCCGGGTGACGCCGGAGCACTTCGAGGAGTGGTGGGGCTACGGGGCGTTCTTCCTGGGAACCGCCGTCTTTCAGGGGGCCTACGGTCCGGCCCTGTTGCGCTGGCCCCGGCCGGCGCTCTTCTCTTTAGGGATAGCGGCCAACCTGGGCGTGGTCGTCCTCTGGCTCGTGACCCGCACCGCGGGCGTACCGTTCTTTGGGCCGGACGCGGGAGAGATGGAGGCGGTCGGGGTGCTGGATCTGGCCGCGACGGCGGCGGAGCTGGTCCTCGTCTTCGTCCTGGCGAGGCTGCGGTTCTCCCGGCGACCGGGCCTGCTTTCGGTGGCCCGGGGCGGGGATCGGACCCTGGTCCAGATCCTGGCCCTCGCCGCCGTCCTGCTGGCGGGCCTGGCGCTGTTGCTCTACCTCTCCGGCAGGCCGCCCGGCGATGGCTCGCCGGAGGCGGGCTTCGCCCGGGACATGTCCGTCCACCACGCCCAGGCCGTCGAGATGGCCGGAATCGTACAGGGCAGGACGGATAACGAAGAGGTCCGGACCCTCGCAACGGACATCATCCTCACCCAGCAAGCCCAGATCGGGCAGATGCAGGGCTGGCTCTCCGTCTGGGACCTCTCCCCGACGAGCGCCGAACCCCCGATGGCCTGGATGGGGATGCCGACAGAGGGCACGATGCCCGGCATGGCCACCCGGAAGGAGATCAACGCCCTGCGCGACATGCCTCCCGCGGAGATGGACAAGCAGTTCCTGCGGCTCATGATCCCCCACCACCAGGGCGCCATCCCCATGGCGCGGGCCGTCCTGGACCGCACCGACCGCCCGGAGGTCGAGCGGCTCGCAAGCTCCATCGTCGCCTCCCAGAGCGCCGAGATAAAGGCCATGCAGGACATGCTCCGGCGCATGGGCGAGAAGCCGCCCCCGAACAAGAACGGCATGGACATGCCCATGGAATGA
- a CDS encoding DUF3105 domain-containing protein, protein MSRRGTSGERPRGLLIAALVVAAVLGVFVAVVVIDRGQRAASEPPEGVREFTIPSRNHTEGAINYPQTPPAGGNHNPVWQNSGFYADPVRNETAVHTMEHGAVWITYRPDLSQAQKDTLRQLAQSRDCIIASPYPDLSVPVVASAWGVQLQLDSADDPRLEQFVRAYRIGPQTPEPGAACTGGVGEPS, encoded by the coding sequence TTGAGCAGGAGAGGAACGAGCGGGGAGCGTCCCCGGGGGCTCCTGATCGCGGCGCTGGTCGTCGCGGCCGTGCTCGGCGTCTTCGTCGCGGTGGTCGTGATAGACCGCGGACAGCGGGCGGCGAGCGAGCCCCCGGAGGGCGTGCGGGAGTTCACCATCCCGAGCCGCAACCACACCGAGGGGGCGATCAACTATCCGCAGACGCCACCGGCCGGAGGGAACCATAATCCGGTCTGGCAGAATAGCGGGTTCTATGCGGACCCGGTACGCAACGAGACCGCCGTCCACACCATGGAGCACGGGGCGGTCTGGATCACCTACCGACCCGACCTCTCTCAGGCACAGAAAGACACGCTCCGGCAGTTGGCGCAGAGCCGGGACTGCATCATCGCGAGCCCCTACCCGGACCTGTCCGTCCCCGTGGTGGCCTCGGCATGGGGAGTCCAGTTGCAACTGGACTCCGCCGACGATCCACGCCTGGAGCAGTTCGTCCGTGCCTACCGCATCGGTCCCCAGACCCCGGAGCCCGGCGCCGCCTGCACCGGCGGGGTAGGAGAACCCTCATGA
- a CDS encoding alkaline phosphatase: MRGRNRARRPVVLSGLFGALLAVALVGFVSLGTGLAQPGEREPGVEGSPEGRPGGGKAKNVILLIGDGMGESEITIARNYEKGAAGRLALDALPLTGDYTTYAVQEDDPSKPDYVPDSAATGTAWATGEKTSNGRISTTPGTDRDLKTILELAQEAGYKTGDVSTAELTDATPAVLAAQVRDRSCQGPQNMAECPQDRKSNGGPGSIAEQEVDEGVDVLLGAGRLRFEQVIDGGPDSGKTVIQSAERQGYRVIGTAQELEMARSGQKLLGLFNAGNMSLEWTGQPAAPEPGTGPQRCQEGRRPDNEPSLAQMTQKSIELLEQRPGKGKAKGRPGFFLQVEGASIDKRDHAFNPCEQIGENVAFDEAVKVALDYQKKNPETLVIVTGDHAHTSQIIPTDATSPGKVSTLITADEAEMKVNYGTEKGIQTHTGSQIRVAAQGPILNYS; this comes from the coding sequence ATGAGAGGTAGGAACCGGGCGCGACGTCCGGTAGTGTTGAGCGGGCTGTTCGGCGCGCTGCTGGCGGTGGCATTGGTCGGCTTCGTTTCTTTGGGGACGGGCCTCGCGCAGCCGGGGGAGCGTGAACCGGGCGTTGAGGGATCTCCCGAAGGCAGGCCCGGAGGCGGCAAGGCGAAGAACGTGATCCTGCTCATCGGCGACGGGATGGGCGAGTCGGAGATCACCATCGCCCGCAACTACGAGAAGGGCGCCGCCGGACGACTCGCGCTCGACGCGCTGCCGCTCACCGGCGACTACACCACCTACGCCGTCCAGGAGGATGATCCCTCGAAGCCGGACTACGTGCCCGACTCGGCGGCCACCGGCACGGCGTGGGCCACGGGCGAGAAGACTTCCAACGGCCGCATCTCCACGACGCCCGGGACGGACCGGGATCTCAAGACCATCCTGGAGCTGGCCCAGGAGGCCGGCTACAAGACCGGTGACGTCTCCACCGCCGAGCTGACCGACGCCACGCCGGCGGTGCTGGCGGCGCAGGTCAGGGACCGCAGCTGCCAGGGACCCCAGAACATGGCCGAATGCCCGCAGGACAGGAAGTCCAACGGTGGACCCGGCTCCATCGCAGAGCAGGAGGTCGATGAGGGCGTGGACGTCCTGCTCGGCGCGGGTCGCTTGCGCTTCGAGCAGGTCATAGACGGCGGACCCGATTCTGGCAAGACCGTCATCCAATCGGCCGAGCGCCAGGGCTACAGGGTGATCGGGACCGCCCAGGAACTGGAGATGGCCAGGTCCGGACAGAAGCTCCTGGGCCTCTTCAACGCCGGCAACATGAGCCTGGAGTGGACCGGCCAGCCGGCCGCCCCCGAGCCCGGCACCGGCCCGCAGCGCTGCCAGGAAGGCCGGCGCCCCGACAACGAGCCGAGCCTGGCTCAGATGACGCAGAAATCCATCGAGCTGCTGGAGCAGAGGCCCGGCAAAGGCAAAGCGAAGGGTCGGCCCGGCTTCTTCCTACAGGTGGAGGGCGCCTCGATAGACAAACGGGACCACGCCTTCAACCCGTGCGAGCAGATCGGAGAGAACGTTGCCTTCGATGAGGCCGTGAAGGTCGCCCTCGACTACCAGAAGAAGAACCCCGAAACGCTGGTCATCGTCACCGGGGACCATGCGCACACCAGCCAGATCATCCCCACCGATGCCACGAGCCCCGGCAAGGTGAGCACCCTCATCACCGCCGACGAGGCGGAGATGAAGGTCAACTACGGCACCGAGAAGGGCATCCAGACCCACACCGGCAGCCAGATCCGGGTGGCGGCCCAGGGTCCTATCCTGAATTATTCATGA
- a CDS encoding IS1380 family transposase — MRFETTPLALEAAFDGGKLTSDGGLIWLAKADEELGNLCEKIASHVPEWRKGPSIRHSLVRLVRQRVLQIACGYEDQNDSDTLRRDPLLKLVCGSLPETDGDLASQPTISRLENAPDARACLRMAEALSELYLRERSKDGAPPERILLDFDATDDPAHGDQEGAYYHGYYEEHILHPLLVFDGDTGQLITAVLRAGNTHASRGALAVLRRIVRRLREAWGEEVQIEIRADAGFAVPEIYDYCEKEGIGYTIGLISNPRLEEIAQDLLEQAKRESEEREGEKVRLVSGGSYRALSWEHARRVIYKAEVLEKGTNTRFVVTSRSDEPEELYDWYIRRGEAEGWIKDFKRALKADRLSCHRFWANQFRLILHAAAYWLMDALRRKLVEVGVRRMQLDTLRLSLIKIGGRVRQLLTKVRLHLASGHPGQRLWHVLSSADPELAHE, encoded by the coding sequence ATGCGCTTTGAAACCACGCCGCTTGCGCTTGAGGCGGCCTTCGATGGCGGCAAGCTCACCTCCGACGGAGGGCTCATCTGGTTGGCCAAAGCGGATGAAGAACTCGGGAATCTGTGCGAAAAGATCGCCTCTCACGTTCCCGAGTGGCGAAAGGGACCTTCCATCAGGCACTCGCTTGTGAGGCTGGTCAGGCAGCGAGTCTTGCAGATAGCGTGCGGCTATGAGGACCAAAACGACTCAGACACCTTGAGGAGAGATCCGCTCTTGAAGTTGGTCTGCGGGTCTCTGCCGGAGACAGACGGGGACCTGGCAAGCCAGCCCACCATCTCTCGCCTTGAGAACGCACCCGACGCCAGAGCCTGCCTGCGCATGGCCGAAGCGTTGAGTGAACTCTACCTCAGGGAGCGCAGCAAGGACGGTGCGCCTCCTGAGCGCATCCTTCTGGACTTTGACGCAACCGACGACCCCGCCCACGGCGATCAGGAAGGTGCTTACTACCATGGCTACTACGAAGAGCACATCCTCCACCCCTTGTTGGTCTTCGACGGGGACACCGGTCAGCTCATCACAGCGGTTTTGAGGGCTGGCAACACCCATGCCAGCCGTGGGGCGTTGGCGGTTCTAAGGCGCATCGTGAGGAGACTCAGGGAGGCGTGGGGAGAAGAGGTGCAGATCGAGATCAGGGCGGATGCGGGCTTCGCGGTGCCAGAGATCTACGACTACTGCGAGAAGGAGGGCATCGGCTACACCATAGGCCTCATCTCCAATCCCAGGCTCGAAGAGATCGCCCAAGATCTCCTTGAGCAGGCAAAACGGGAGTCTGAGGAGAGAGAGGGCGAGAAGGTGAGGCTGGTTTCTGGTGGCTCATACCGGGCTCTTAGTTGGGAGCATGCCCGTCGGGTCATCTACAAAGCGGAGGTTTTGGAGAAGGGCACGAACACCCGCTTTGTGGTTACGAGCCGCTCCGATGAGCCGGAGGAGCTCTACGACTGGTACATCAGACGCGGAGAAGCAGAGGGGTGGATAAAGGACTTCAAGCGAGCGCTGAAAGCCGACCGATTGAGCTGCCATCGTTTCTGGGCGAACCAGTTCCGGCTCATCTTGCACGCGGCGGCCTACTGGCTAATGGACGCTTTACGTAGGAAGCTGGTTGAGGTGGGCGTGAGGCGAATGCAGCTGGACACGCTTCGACTCTCACTCATTAAGATCGGTGGCAGGGTACGCCAGCTGCTCACGAAGGTACGCCTGCATCTGGCCTCGGGGCACCCGGGCCAACGCCTCTGGCACGTGCTCTCCTCAGCAGACCCGGAACTCGCTCATGAATAA
- a CDS encoding DUF1385 domain-containing protein, producing the protein MRVGGQAIMEGVLMRSPNFWGMAVRTPTGEVDIKAERFRSVTRRSRLFRLPIVRGALSLGETLWLGMKALTLSTNIALGEEEDLSKKEIAGTLLFALVLGFVLFLAAPVFGTKGIGALLGTQIEHPVLFNLVEGFLRIGIFMAYLVGITLISKDIKRFFAYHGAEHKAIKVYERGDELVPENARKLDTSHVRCGTSFVLYVLVLSILVFSLLGVEGWLYMLVSRVLVIPLVAGIAFEFIMWSARHQGSAVVRALTWPGLQLQKLTTREPSDDMVEVAMASLKKVLSMEKESDLTPDEVAKIGGR; encoded by the coding sequence GTGAGGGTCGGCGGGCAGGCCATAATGGAGGGCGTCCTGATGCGCTCCCCCAACTTCTGGGGGATGGCCGTTCGGACGCCCACCGGAGAGGTGGACATAAAGGCGGAGCGCTTCCGCTCGGTCACGCGCAGGAGCAGGCTCTTCCGGCTGCCGATCGTCCGCGGGGCGCTCTCTCTGGGCGAGACGCTCTGGCTCGGGATGAAGGCGCTGACCCTCTCGACCAACATCGCGCTCGGGGAGGAAGAGGATCTCTCCAAAAAGGAGATCGCCGGCACGCTGCTCTTCGCGCTCGTGCTCGGGTTCGTGCTCTTCCTCGCCGCCCCGGTCTTCGGGACCAAAGGGATCGGCGCCCTGCTCGGCACCCAGATCGAGCACCCCGTCCTCTTCAACCTCGTCGAGGGTTTCTTGCGGATCGGGATCTTCATGGCGTACCTCGTCGGGATAACCCTGATCAGCAAGGACATAAAGCGCTTCTTCGCCTACCACGGGGCGGAGCACAAGGCCATAAAGGTCTACGAACGGGGCGATGAACTGGTTCCGGAGAACGCCCGCAAGCTGGACACCAGCCACGTCCGCTGCGGGACGAGCTTCGTGCTCTACGTGCTGGTGCTCTCCATCCTGGTCTTCAGCCTGCTCGGCGTGGAGGGGTGGCTGTACATGCTGGTGAGCCGGGTACTCGTGATCCCGCTGGTTGCGGGGATAGCCTTCGAGTTCATCATGTGGAGCGCCAGGCACCAGGGCAGTGCGGTGGTACGAGCTCTGACCTGGCCGGGGTTGCAGCTCCAGAAGCTCACCACCCGCGAGCCTTCGGACGACATGGTCGAGGTGGCGATGGCGTCCCTCAAGAAGGTCCTCTCGATGGAGAAGGAATCCGACCTGACGCCGGACGAGGTGGCAAAGATCGGTGGGCGATAG